From the Panthera leo isolate Ple1 chromosome C1, P.leo_Ple1_pat1.1, whole genome shotgun sequence genome, one window contains:
- the KLHL30 gene encoding kelch-like protein 30 — MVRNVDDLDFRVPSHAQDTLDGLQRLRSQPQLADLTLLVGGRELPCHRALLALSSPYFHAMFAGNFAESFSARVELRDVEPAVVGQLVDFVYTGRLTVTQGNVEALTRAAARLHFPAVQKVCGRYLQHQLDATNCLGICEFGEQQGLPGVAAKARAFLRENFEAVAREDEFLQLPRDRLATCLAGELLQVQPDQSRLEALLRWARHDPQARAVHLPELLSLVRLDAVPRPRVQHLLATEPLIRGSEECRVALSQGHDEALPGLPQKLQEVLVVVGGRALEDEEGAEEATPHGRNFAFYNTKAKKWMVLPDFPDYHKWGFSLTALNNTVYVTGGSRGTKTDTWSTTQAWCFPLKEAAWKPVTPMLKARTNHASVALNGEIYAIGGTTLDVVEVESYDPYTDTWTPISPALKYVSNFSAAGCQGRLYLVGSSACKYNALALQCYNPVTDLWSVIASPFLPKYLSSPRCAALQGTLYLVGDNTKKVYMYDPGANLWQKVQSLHSLHENGALVPLGDTLYVTGGRWQGVDGDYHVEMEVYDRGRDAWTHHGALPRLWLYHGASTVFLDVSKWTQPFSPTQEH; from the exons ATGGTGCGGAACGTGGACGACCTGGACTTCCGCGTGCCCTCGCACGCCCAGGACACGCTGGACGGCCTGCAGCGGCTGCGCTCCCAGCCCCAGCTGGCCGACCTCACGCTGCTGGTGGGTGGCCGGGAGCTGCCCTGCCACCGCGCCCTCCTGGCGCTGAGCAGCCCCTACTTCCACGCCATGTTCGCGGGCAACTTCGCCGAGAGTTTCTCGGCGCGAGTGGAGCTGCGGGACGTGGAGCCCGCCGTGGTGGGGCAGCTGGTGGACTTCGTGTACACGGGCCGGCTGACCGTCACGCAGGGCAACGTGGAGGCGCTGACGCGCGCGGCCGCCCGCCTGCACTTCCCCGCCGTGCAGAAGGTCTGCGGCCGCTACCTGCAGCACCAGCTGGACGCCACCAACTGCCTGGGCATCTGCGAGTTCGGGGAGCAGCAGGGGCTGCCGGGCGTGGCCGCCAAGGCCCGGGCCTTCCTGCGGGAGAACTTCGAGGCCGTGGCCCGGGAGGACGAGTTCCTGCAGCTGCCCCGGGACCGGCTGGCCACCTGCCTGGCCGGCGAGCTGCTGCAGGTGCAGCCGGACCAGAGCCGGCTGGAGGCCCTGCTGCGCTGGGCGCGTCACGACCCTCAGGCCCGGGCCGTCCACCTGCCCGAGCTGCTCAGCCTGGTGCGCCTGGACGCCGTGCCCAGGCCGCGCGTGCAGCACCTGCTGGCCACGGAGCCGCTGATCCGGGGCTCGGAGGAGTGTCGGGTGGCCCTGTCGCAGGGTCACGACGAG GCGCTGCCGGGCCTCCCGCAGAAGCTGCAGGAGGTTCTGGTGGTTGTGGGCGGGCGGGCACTGGAGGATGAGGAGGGGGCCGAGGAAGCCACCCCTCACGGCAGGAACTTCGCCTTCTACAACACCAAGGCCA agAAGTGGATGGTGCTCCCAGACTTCCCCGACTACCACAAATGGGGCTTCTCCCTGACGGCACTCAACAACACGGTCTATGTCACAG GTGGCTCCCGGGGCACCAAGACAGACACCTGGTCAACCACCCAGGCCTGGTGCTTCCCTCTGAAGGAGGCGGCCTGGAAGCCAGTGACACCCATGCTGAAGGCCCGCACGAACCACGCCAGTGTGGCGCTCAACGGGGAGATCTATGCCATCGGCG GGACCACTCTGGACGTGGTGGAGGTGGAGAGCTACGACCCCTACACAGACACCTGGACGCCCATCAGCCCGGCCCTCAAGTACGTCAGCAACTTCTCCGCGGCCGGCTGCCAGGGCAGGCTGTACCTGGTGGGCTCCAGCGCCTGCAAATATAACGCCCTGGCCCTGCAGTGTTACAACCCTGTCACAG ACTTGTGGAGCGTGATCGCCTCGCCCTTCCTCCCCAAGTACCTGTCCTCGCCCCGCTGCGCCGCACTGCAGGGGACTCTCTACCTGGTCGGTGACAACACCAAGAAGGTCTACATGTACGACCCCGGGGCCAACCTGTGGCAGAAG GTGCAGTCCCTGCACAGCCTGCACGAGAACGGTGCGTTGGTGCCGCTGGGTGACACGCTGTACGTGACGGGGGGCCGCTGGCAGGGCGTGGACGGCGACTACCACGTGGAGATGGAGGTCTACGACCGCGGGCGGGACGCCTGGACCCACCACGGCGCCCTGCCCCGCCTCTGGCTCTACCACGGGGCCTCCACCGTCTTCCTGGACGTGTCCAAGTGGACCCAGCCCTTCAGCCCCACCCAGGAGCACTGA